The Streptomyces sp. P9-A4 genome contains a region encoding:
- a CDS encoding phosphoenolpyruvate hydrolase family protein, with product MTTISRQDVLDRLRAQVAAGRPIVGAGAGTGLSAKCAEDGGVDLLIIYNSGRYRMAGRGSLAGLLPYGDANAIVKDMAREVLPVVRDTPVLAGVCGTDPFRRMDLFLDELKAMGFAGVQNFPTVGLYDGTFRVNLEETGMGYGLEVDMVRAARARDLLTAPYVFDPEQAADMARAGADVLVPHVGLTTKGAIGAGTALTLDAAAASVQEMHDAAKRVNPDILVLCHGGPIAEPEDARYVLEHTTGVVGFFGASSIERLPTERAITEQTRAFKALTTG from the coding sequence GTGACCACCATCAGCCGTCAGGACGTACTCGACCGGCTGCGCGCCCAGGTCGCCGCCGGCCGTCCGATCGTCGGCGCCGGGGCCGGCACCGGCCTCTCCGCCAAGTGCGCCGAGGACGGCGGCGTCGACCTGCTGATCATCTACAACTCGGGCCGCTACCGGATGGCCGGGCGCGGCTCGCTCGCGGGACTCCTGCCGTACGGGGACGCCAACGCGATCGTCAAGGACATGGCCCGCGAAGTGCTGCCCGTGGTCCGCGACACGCCCGTCCTCGCGGGCGTCTGCGGCACCGACCCCTTCCGCCGCATGGACCTCTTCCTCGACGAGCTCAAGGCCATGGGCTTCGCGGGCGTCCAGAACTTCCCCACGGTCGGCCTCTACGACGGCACCTTCCGCGTCAACCTGGAGGAGACCGGCATGGGGTACGGCCTGGAGGTCGACATGGTCCGCGCCGCCCGCGCGCGCGACCTGCTCACCGCCCCGTACGTCTTCGACCCGGAGCAGGCGGCCGACATGGCGCGCGCGGGAGCCGACGTGCTCGTGCCGCACGTCGGCCTCACCACCAAGGGAGCCATCGGCGCCGGGACGGCCCTGACCCTCGACGCCGCCGCCGCGTCCGTCCAGGAGATGCACGACGCCGCCAAGCGCGTGAACCCCGACATCCTGGTGCTCTGCCACGGCGGGCCGATCGCGGAGCCAGAGGACGCGCGGTACGTCCTGGAGCACACCACCGGGGTCGTCGGCTTCTTCGGCGCCTCCTCCATCGAGCGCCTGCCCACGGAACGGGCCATCACGGAGCAGACCCGCGCGTTCAAGGCGCTGACCACCGGCTGA
- a CDS encoding FAD-dependent monooxygenase, which translates to MGTDRDTGEDEPGSTGRGTGSSSGAGSATGAGTSAGDVDVCVVGAGPVGLTLAIGLRLLGLRVRIVDKAPATKREARALVLWARAGEAFDALGVGETLRRNGVELDVVTIHARDRVLGELTTGWARSAYARPLSIEQHDIERLLCTELARLGTGVEWNTELTDVKVHNDRAEFTLRHDDGTVESAAAPWIVGCEGTASVVRDRLGIPFEGRRRTGLQVVQGNARPTWPLGEEPGRGHIFLAPRRSLLVFPLPGGGYRFSCFRDDPDPTLTAAPAFDELRDLVADTARMPGLRLGPAGTPWLNRARFSDRVAARLRCGRGLLAGDAAHAWAPVGGHGMNVGILGAHNLAWKLAAVHHGHAGEELLDTYSDEQRLLAVRYIREMRFNFMELPLPPWGYRAFTATVPVALARRGFQQRLDLRLSDLGRSQRDSALSWHRAGRLHRSGPRAGDRMPDVTVTTRLSDRPSPEPARLHTLLGYEYWTLLLDASRARVEVLHALREACAVLPVPVRILPVTPWDEPGSGPLGHPDDLRLVRPDGYVGLVAPLARTDLLRDYLTAFAADGPGAVGGSPQFRPRRAH; encoded by the coding sequence GTGGGGACTGACAGGGACACGGGCGAGGACGAGCCCGGCAGTACGGGCCGGGGCACGGGTTCGAGTTCGGGTGCCGGTTCGGCCACGGGTGCCGGCACCAGCGCCGGCGACGTGGACGTCTGCGTGGTCGGCGCCGGTCCCGTCGGGCTCACCCTGGCGATCGGGCTGCGTCTGCTCGGACTGCGCGTCCGGATCGTCGACAAGGCGCCCGCGACCAAGCGCGAGGCCCGCGCCCTGGTGCTCTGGGCGCGGGCCGGAGAAGCGTTCGACGCCCTCGGGGTCGGTGAGACGCTCCGGCGCAACGGGGTGGAGCTGGACGTGGTGACGATCCACGCCCGGGACCGTGTCCTCGGCGAACTCACCACCGGCTGGGCCCGGTCGGCGTACGCCCGCCCGCTCAGCATCGAGCAGCACGACATCGAGCGGCTCCTCTGCACGGAGCTGGCGCGGCTCGGCACCGGTGTCGAGTGGAACACCGAGCTGACGGACGTCAAGGTCCACAACGACCGGGCGGAGTTCACGCTGCGGCACGACGACGGCACGGTGGAGTCCGCCGCCGCCCCGTGGATCGTCGGCTGCGAGGGCACCGCGAGCGTGGTCAGGGACCGGCTCGGCATCCCCTTCGAGGGCCGCCGCCGCACCGGACTCCAGGTCGTCCAGGGCAACGCCCGCCCCACCTGGCCGCTGGGCGAGGAACCCGGCCGGGGCCACATATTCCTCGCCCCGCGCCGCTCGCTGCTCGTGTTCCCGCTGCCCGGCGGGGGCTACCGCTTCTCCTGCTTCCGCGACGACCCCGATCCCACGCTGACCGCCGCCCCCGCCTTCGACGAACTCCGGGATCTGGTCGCGGACACCGCCCGGATGCCGGGGCTGCGGCTCGGGCCCGCCGGGACGCCCTGGCTGAACCGGGCCCGGTTCAGCGACCGGGTCGCCGCCCGGCTCCGCTGCGGGCGCGGGCTGCTCGCCGGGGACGCGGCCCACGCCTGGGCGCCCGTCGGCGGCCACGGCATGAACGTGGGCATCCTCGGCGCCCACAACCTCGCCTGGAAGCTGGCCGCCGTACACCACGGGCACGCGGGCGAGGAGCTGCTCGACACGTACAGCGACGAACAGCGGCTGCTCGCCGTGCGGTACATCCGCGAGATGCGGTTCAACTTCATGGAGCTGCCGCTGCCACCGTGGGGCTACCGGGCGTTCACCGCCACCGTGCCCGTCGCCCTCGCCCGGCGCGGCTTCCAGCAGCGGCTGGACCTGCGCCTGAGCGACCTGGGGCGCAGCCAAAGGGACAGCGCCCTGTCCTGGCACCGCGCCGGCCGCCTGCACCGCTCGGGCCCCCGCGCGGGCGACCGCATGCCGGACGTCACGGTCACCACCCGGCTCTCGGACCGGCCGAGTCCGGAACCCGCCCGGCTGCACACCCTGCTCGGATACGAGTACTGGACCCTGCTCCTGGACGCCTCACGCGCCCGCGTGGAGGTGCTGCACGCCCTGCGGGAGGCCTGCGCCGTCCTCCCGGTGCCGGTCAGGATCCTGCCGGTCACGCCCTGGGACGAGCCGGGCTCCGGCCCTCTCGGCCATCCCGACGACCTCCGACTGGTGCGACCCGACGGCTATGTGGGTCTGGTCGCCCCGCTCGCCCGTACCGACCTGCTCCGCGACTACCTCACGGCGTTCGCCGCCGACGGCCCCGGTGCCGTCGGCGGGTCGCCGCAGTTCCGCCCTCGCCGTGCGCACTGA
- a CDS encoding aminotransferase-like domain-containing protein, with protein MARIASTRLSRLLTGWSSEGPGPLPRRLADALRELAERGDVAGGSILPSQRELALVLGVSRSTVTAAYGLLESEGWLESVRGSGSRLRGSGALDGYVTEGRLVSFDARSRTAGTADLSSGALPGLGAVGEAVDALSGGDLGALLGNDGYHPYGIPALREGIAAYYRAAGVPTEAGQILVTSGSQQAVWLVAQALVEPGDTVVVENPTYRGALEALRARGARLVPVGGDGPGGGANGADPAALRRLCAHGRPRLVYLQPTVHNPTGRSLDGAARREWQRVLTDLELFTVEDTACAELALGDEGDERNERDGGHGRNGGGPRTSPRDDAAPVPLVAELPMGSTVTVGTLSKLFWGGLRVGWVRSSPQVVSRLAKIKTSVDLSCSVVDQLVAVRLLDRLPEARARRRAELRGQRDAAEALLRATAPHWEWTRPAGGPALWVRVPGSDTEALAQLARRHGVSVVPGSAFSPVDGFRDRLRLPYAHGTDALAAAIPTLLECAARTVG; from the coding sequence ATGGCCAGGATTGCTTCGACCCGTTTGTCCCGACTGCTCACCGGCTGGTCGTCGGAGGGGCCCGGTCCGCTGCCACGGCGGCTCGCGGACGCCCTGCGCGAGCTGGCCGAGCGGGGCGACGTGGCGGGCGGCAGCATCCTGCCCTCACAACGCGAACTGGCCCTGGTGCTGGGGGTGAGCCGGTCCACCGTCACGGCCGCCTACGGGCTCCTGGAGAGCGAGGGCTGGCTGGAGAGCGTGCGGGGCAGCGGCTCCCGGCTGCGGGGGTCGGGGGCACTCGACGGGTACGTGACCGAGGGGCGGCTCGTGAGCTTCGACGCCCGCTCGCGGACCGCCGGCACCGCCGACCTGTCGAGCGGCGCGCTGCCGGGTCTCGGCGCGGTGGGCGAGGCGGTGGACGCCCTGAGCGGCGGCGACCTGGGCGCGCTGCTCGGGAACGACGGCTACCACCCGTACGGCATCCCGGCCCTGCGGGAGGGCATCGCCGCGTACTACCGGGCGGCGGGGGTGCCGACGGAGGCGGGGCAGATCCTGGTGACCTCGGGTTCGCAGCAGGCCGTGTGGCTGGTGGCGCAGGCGCTGGTCGAGCCGGGCGACACGGTGGTCGTGGAGAACCCCACCTACCGGGGCGCCCTGGAGGCGCTGCGCGCGCGTGGCGCCCGACTCGTCCCGGTGGGCGGGGACGGTCCCGGCGGGGGTGCGAACGGGGCCGACCCGGCGGCGCTGCGCCGGCTGTGCGCCCACGGCCGGCCCCGGCTCGTCTACCTCCAGCCGACGGTGCACAACCCGACGGGGCGCAGCCTGGACGGCGCGGCGCGCAGGGAGTGGCAGCGGGTCCTGACGGACCTGGAGCTGTTCACGGTCGAGGACACGGCCTGCGCCGAACTCGCCCTGGGAGATGAGGGAGACGAGAGGAACGAGAGAGACGGCGGGCACGGCCGGAACGGTGGCGGCCCGCGAACGTCGCCCCGGGACGACGCGGCTCCCGTGCCGCTCGTGGCGGAGCTTCCGATGGGGTCGACGGTGACCGTCGGCACGCTGTCGAAGCTCTTCTGGGGCGGTCTGCGGGTGGGCTGGGTCCGGTCCTCGCCCCAGGTGGTGTCCCGGCTGGCGAAGATCAAGACCTCGGTGGACCTGTCGTGTTCGGTCGTGGACCAGCTCGTCGCCGTGCGTCTGCTCGACCGCCTTCCGGAGGCACGCGCGCGTCGCCGGGCGGAACTGCGGGGGCAGCGGGACGCGGCGGAGGCGCTGCTGCGCGCGACGGCGCCGCACTGGGAGTGGACCCGGCCTGCGGGCGGTCCCGCACTGTGGGTGCGGGTCCCCGGCTCCGACACGGAGGCCCTCGCCCAGCTGGCGCGGCGGCACGGCGTGTCGGTGGTGCCGGGCTCGGCCTTCTCGCCGGTGGACGGCTTCCGGGACAGGCTCCGGCTGCCGTACGCGCACGGGACGGACGCCCTGGCGGCGGCGATCCCGACCCTCCTGGAGTGCGCGGCCCGCACGGTCGGGTGA
- a CDS encoding ArsR/SmtB family transcription factor, translated as MSAPLYQLKAEFFKTLGHPVRIRVLELLSEREHGVAEMLRDTGVEPAYLSQQLAVLRRANLVAARREGTAVYYVLTTPQVAELLRTARTILSGVLAGQAELLADLRAAPPARRARDAARVAPDGHRPVPDAPRVAREAAPEGERAVLP; from the coding sequence ATGAGCGCGCCGCTCTACCAACTGAAGGCGGAGTTCTTCAAGACGCTGGGGCATCCGGTGCGCATCCGTGTCCTGGAGCTGTTGAGCGAGCGTGAGCACGGCGTCGCCGAGATGCTGCGCGACACCGGGGTCGAACCGGCCTACCTGTCCCAGCAGTTGGCCGTTCTGCGGCGGGCGAACCTGGTCGCTGCCCGTCGTGAGGGAACGGCCGTGTACTACGTCCTGACGACTCCTCAGGTCGCGGAGCTGCTGCGGACCGCCCGCACGATCCTCTCGGGCGTCCTGGCGGGCCAGGCCGAACTGCTGGCCGACCTCCGGGCCGCACCGCCGGCGCGTAGGGCCCGGGATGCGGCCCGCGTGGCCCCGGACGGGCATCGCCCGGTCCCGGATGCGCCCCGGGTGGCGCGCGAGGCGGCCCCCGAGGGCGAGCGGGCCGTGCTGCCCTGA
- a CDS encoding carboxymuconolactone decarboxylase family protein translates to MSTRRLTALTPDQAPGRAGELLADIVERHGSVGEMVSTMAHSPALLDGYLNLSRAMKRVKIPRALSEKLSLAVQEWIGCGTCREAHRAAGRAAGLTETDIELARQGTSTDPREAALIGLALRVLAEPGSLGDEDVAEVRAHGWSDRVVAEVVGVVTLNLLTGAFNLLAGIQPEKAEG, encoded by the coding sequence ATGTCCACGAGAAGACTGACCGCACTCACCCCCGACCAGGCGCCGGGCCGGGCCGGCGAGCTGCTGGCCGACATCGTCGAACGACACGGCTCGGTCGGGGAGATGGTGTCGACGATGGCGCACTCGCCCGCGCTGCTCGACGGCTATCTGAACCTGTCCCGGGCCATGAAGCGGGTGAAGATCCCGCGCGCCCTGAGCGAGAAGCTGTCGCTCGCCGTCCAGGAGTGGATCGGCTGCGGCACCTGCCGCGAGGCGCACCGTGCCGCCGGCCGGGCGGCGGGGCTGACCGAGACGGACATCGAGCTGGCCCGCCAGGGCACGTCGACCGACCCCCGCGAGGCCGCGCTGATCGGCCTCGCGCTCCGCGTCCTCGCCGAGCCGGGCTCGCTGGGCGACGAGGACGTGGCGGAGGTACGGGCCCACGGCTGGAGCGACCGGGTGGTCGCGGAGGTGGTCGGCGTGGTCACCCTGAACCTCCTGACGGGAGCCTTCAACCTGCTCGCGGGCATCCAGCCGGAGAAGGCGGAGGGGTGA
- a CDS encoding serine/threonine-protein kinase, whose translation MGTVWRARDLALHRDVALKEVRPPDPAMAEHDVEGARTLRARVLREARALARIDHPNVVTIHHIVDAGEGTYPWLVMELVTGGSLQDRLDRGPMTPAEAVAIGRGLLAALRAAHARDIEHRDVKPANVLLRPDGRPVLTDFGIAAIRESTVLTASGSIIGSPDYMAPERIRGGAASGPAGDLWSLGMLLYVAVEGHHPLRRENTLATLAAVLSDDVPPPMRAGALTDVLTRLLVRDPAARPDAEELERVLGEMATGSGEAGAREADGHEKEAEEEEEEEPGSEATSFRLTPPPAAAPSRTPGPPETPAPSPSPAPPEAPAPSPSPAPPESPAPSETPAPSPSPAPPESPAPPETPAPSESLAPVETPASALASTPAPVPAPADPRAVTVPSAPSVSPARGADGRRRGFARRFLGSAAVVVLAVGIPVAAMTWDWQPADPGSGASSAPPSQQGPVAQRPRTTPKPTRTTEADPVPRNLLTPAGVRAAITAVKAASGGTKATAFVVYPEYAVAESLVKGSTKRYDRYIYRGEDVAVRQGSGTSFPGTVPADLDAFNWDALPTLLQRADKELGVDKPTSRYVVVVPASTLAGNEAGITVYLSDAYGSVYLKADAKGRVTESHPRKD comes from the coding sequence ATGGGAACGGTCTGGCGCGCCCGCGACCTGGCCCTCCACCGTGACGTGGCGCTGAAGGAGGTACGCCCGCCGGATCCCGCCATGGCCGAGCACGACGTGGAGGGCGCCCGCACGCTGCGCGCGCGTGTCCTGCGCGAGGCCCGCGCCCTGGCCCGGATCGACCACCCCAACGTGGTGACCATCCACCACATCGTGGACGCGGGCGAGGGGACCTACCCCTGGCTCGTGATGGAGCTGGTCACCGGAGGCTCACTGCAGGACCGGCTCGACCGGGGCCCGATGACGCCCGCCGAGGCCGTCGCCATCGGCCGGGGGCTGCTCGCCGCCCTGCGGGCCGCCCACGCGCGGGACATCGAGCACCGCGACGTGAAGCCCGCCAACGTACTGCTGCGCCCCGACGGGCGGCCGGTGCTCACCGACTTCGGCATCGCGGCGATCCGCGAGTCCACCGTCCTGACGGCCTCGGGCTCGATCATCGGCTCGCCGGACTACATGGCACCCGAACGCATCCGCGGCGGGGCGGCCAGCGGCCCGGCGGGCGACCTGTGGTCGCTCGGCATGCTCCTGTACGTGGCGGTCGAGGGCCACCACCCGCTGCGCCGGGAGAACACCCTCGCGACGCTCGCGGCCGTCCTCTCGGACGACGTACCGCCGCCGATGCGGGCCGGTGCGCTGACCGACGTACTGACGCGCCTCCTGGTACGGGACCCGGCGGCCCGTCCGGACGCGGAGGAACTCGAACGGGTGCTGGGCGAGATGGCGACGGGGAGCGGGGAGGCCGGGGCTCGGGAAGCGGACGGCCATGAGAAGGAGGCGGAGGAGGAAGAGGAGGAGGAGCCCGGGAGCGAAGCCACCTCGTTCCGGCTGACGCCGCCTCCGGCCGCCGCGCCCTCTCGGACTCCTGGGCCTCCGGAGACTCCCGCGCCATCCCCGTCTCCGGCGCCTCCGGAGGCTCCCGCACCTTCTCCGTCTCCAGCGCCTCCGGAATCTCCTGCGCCTTCGGAGACTCCCGCACCTTCTCCGTCTCCGGCGCCTCCGGAATCTCCTGCGCCTCCGGAGACTCCTGCGCCTTCGGAGTCTCTTGCGCCTGTGGAGACTCCTGCATCCGCACTGGCCTCAACCCCCGCACCGGTTCCGGCCCCGGCCGACCCCCGTGCGGTGACCGTCCCCTCGGCTCCCTCCGTCTCCCCGGCCCGTGGGGCCGACGGCCGGCGGCGGGGGTTCGCCCGCCGGTTCCTGGGGTCGGCCGCCGTGGTGGTGCTCGCCGTCGGCATTCCCGTCGCCGCCATGACCTGGGACTGGCAGCCGGCCGACCCGGGCAGCGGGGCGAGCAGCGCTCCGCCCTCGCAGCAGGGCCCGGTCGCCCAGCGTCCCCGGACGACGCCGAAGCCCACGCGCACGACGGAGGCCGATCCCGTCCCGCGCAACCTGCTGACGCCCGCCGGCGTCCGCGCCGCCATCACCGCCGTCAAGGCGGCCTCGGGCGGGACGAAGGCCACCGCCTTCGTCGTGTACCCGGAGTACGCGGTCGCCGAGTCCCTGGTCAAGGGCAGCACGAAGCGCTACGACCGCTACATCTACCGGGGCGAGGACGTGGCGGTCCGTCAGGGATCGGGTACGTCCTTCCCCGGCACGGTCCCCGCCGACCTCGACGCGTTCAACTGGGACGCCCTGCCGACGCTGCTCCAGCGCGCCGACAAGGAGCTGGGTGTCGACAAGCCGACCAGTCGGTACGTCGTCGTCGTCCCGGCCTCGACGCTGGCCGGGAACGAGGCGGGGATCACCGTGTACCTGTCCGACGCGTACGGCTCCGTCTATCTGAAAGCCGACGCGAAGGGCCGGGTGACGGAGAGCCACCCCCGCAAGGACTGA
- a CDS encoding NAD(P)-binding protein — MQSTTAHRASPPRRAPASLGPSAASSPVAIRAQRRTRADRTVTVVGAGMAGLVAAYELERLGFRVEITEGSARGGPVSGRPGGAEEGPRSGAVAGPGPKRSPGRRPPAG, encoded by the coding sequence ATGCAGAGCACCACCGCACACAGAGCATCGCCGCCACGCAGAGCACCTGCGTCACTCGGACCATCGGCGGCGTCCAGCCCCGTCGCCATCCGCGCCCAGCGACGCACCCGCGCCGACCGCACGGTCACCGTGGTGGGCGCGGGGATGGCCGGGCTGGTCGCCGCGTACGAACTGGAGCGGCTCGGTTTCCGGGTCGAGATCACCGAAGGCAGTGCGCGGGGCGGGCCGGTGAGCGGGAGGCCGGGGGGAGCGGAGGAGGGGCCCCGGTCCGGGGCGGTCGCGGGGCCCGGTCCGAAGCGGTCGCCGGGCCGCCGCCCTCCGGCCGGGTGA
- a CDS encoding SpoIIE family protein phosphatase has protein sequence METDQSSSRVPQPPRAAVGDAGVLRELLPIALWREDADGRIVEWSLAAQDLLGHRPEHVLGRLATPLLVPDANRELADKLTDRVQAGETMVGTLPVRHRDGHTVAMEMWIVPAADPQGRPGAMLIAVETSEVLRMRENLAAMESLFTQSPIGLALLGPDLRFLRVNDALARMNGVTAAEHVGHRLTEVVPGVNAVSLESLMRQVLESGHAVVDARRVGRTPADPDRDHIWSCSYAPLVDRAEPRSLGIIASLVDITESQEAHSEVERARHRFALLAEAGARIGTTLDLRQTAEEAVRFLVPQLADSADVQMLESVLAPDDPVASTRGVLRRLAARFPDPTAPTSLLATGQTFQIPLDSVYEQVVARGRPMNLYTSDLPALFTDPSTEALRAYFATRIGSTRLVPMVARGKVLGAVTVTRLRTREPFDAEDCVLIDEVVARAALNIDNARLYTTQREAALTLQRSLTNSALPAVTGLELTGRYLPASAHDVGGDWFDAIALPGGRTGLVIGDVMGHGIHAAAVMGQLRTAVRTLARHDIPPARMLSSLDAVVADLGEDTMATCVYAVHDPATKGWVIARAGHPPPAVATPDGSVTFLDGPPGTPLGTGAHDFGTQEVALPSGGLLVLYTDGLIEARDRDLDEGMRQLGRALRHLDRPLDALCDEILGQLLAAPAQDDVAMLLARTTR, from the coding sequence TTGGAGACTGACCAGTCGTCGAGCAGGGTTCCGCAGCCGCCCCGGGCGGCCGTCGGTGACGCGGGTGTGCTCCGCGAGCTGCTGCCGATCGCCCTCTGGCGGGAGGACGCGGACGGCCGCATCGTCGAGTGGTCGCTCGCCGCGCAGGACCTCCTCGGTCACCGGCCCGAGCATGTGCTCGGGCGGCTCGCCACCCCGCTGCTCGTACCCGACGCCAACCGCGAGCTCGCGGACAAGCTCACCGACCGCGTCCAGGCGGGCGAGACCATGGTCGGCACCCTCCCCGTCCGGCACCGCGACGGGCACACGGTCGCCATGGAGATGTGGATCGTGCCCGCCGCCGACCCGCAGGGGCGGCCGGGGGCGATGCTCATCGCGGTCGAGACCTCCGAGGTCCTGCGGATGCGGGAGAACCTGGCGGCGATGGAGAGCCTCTTCACCCAGTCGCCGATCGGCCTCGCCCTCCTCGGCCCCGACCTGCGGTTCCTGCGGGTCAACGACGCCCTGGCCCGGATGAACGGGGTGACGGCGGCCGAGCACGTGGGCCACCGCCTCACCGAGGTCGTCCCCGGCGTCAACGCCGTCTCCCTCGAATCCCTGATGCGCCAGGTCCTCGAAAGCGGGCACGCCGTCGTCGACGCCCGCCGGGTCGGCCGCACCCCCGCCGACCCCGACCGCGACCACATCTGGTCCTGCTCCTACGCACCGCTCGTCGACCGCGCGGAGCCGCGGTCCCTGGGGATCATCGCCTCCCTCGTCGACATCACCGAGAGCCAGGAGGCGCACAGCGAGGTCGAGCGCGCCCGCCACCGCTTCGCGCTGCTCGCCGAGGCCGGGGCCAGGATCGGTACGACCCTGGACCTGCGGCAGACGGCCGAGGAGGCCGTCCGCTTCCTCGTACCGCAGCTGGCCGACTCCGCCGACGTACAGATGCTGGAGTCCGTCCTCGCACCGGACGACCCGGTCGCCTCCACGCGCGGGGTGCTGCGCCGGCTCGCGGCCCGCTTCCCCGACCCGACCGCCCCCACCTCGCTGCTCGCCACCGGGCAGACCTTCCAGATCCCGCTGGACTCCGTGTACGAGCAGGTCGTCGCGCGCGGACGCCCCATGAACCTCTACACCTCCGACCTCCCGGCGCTCTTCACCGACCCGAGCACGGAGGCGCTCCGCGCCTACTTCGCGACCCGCATCGGTTCGACGCGGCTGGTTCCCATGGTGGCCAGGGGAAAGGTGCTCGGTGCGGTGACGGTGACCCGGCTGCGGACCCGCGAGCCCTTCGACGCCGAGGACTGCGTCCTCATCGACGAGGTCGTCGCCCGCGCCGCCCTCAACATCGACAACGCCCGCCTCTACACCACTCAGCGCGAGGCCGCGCTGACCCTCCAGCGCAGCCTCACCAACAGCGCGCTGCCCGCCGTCACCGGGCTCGAACTGACCGGCCGCTATCTGCCGGCGAGCGCCCATGACGTCGGCGGCGACTGGTTCGACGCCATCGCGCTCCCCGGCGGACGGACCGGTCTCGTCATCGGCGACGTCATGGGACACGGTATCCACGCGGCGGCCGTCATGGGCCAACTGCGCACGGCGGTACGGACCCTGGCCCGGCACGACATCCCGCCGGCGCGGATGCTCAGCTCGCTCGACGCCGTCGTGGCCGACCTCGGTGAGGACACGATGGCGACCTGCGTGTACGCGGTCCACGACCCGGCCACCAAAGGCTGGGTCATCGCCCGCGCCGGCCATCCGCCGCCCGCCGTGGCCACCCCGGACGGGTCTGTCACCTTCCTCGACGGACCGCCGGGAACCCCGCTGGGCACCGGCGCCCACGACTTCGGTACGCAGGAGGTGGCCCTGCCCTCCGGCGGGCTGCTCGTCCTCTACACGGACGGTCTCATCGAGGCCCGCGACCGGGACCTCGACGAGGGGATGCGGCAGCTCGGCCGGGCGCTGCGGCATCTCGACCGCCCCTTGGACGCGCTGTGCGACGAGATCCTCGGGCAGCTGCTCGCGGCGCCCGCGCAGGACGACGTGGCGATGCTGCTGGCCCGTACGACTCGCTGA
- a CDS encoding Tm-1-like ATP-binding domain-containing protein translates to MATVVLVGTLDTKGEEYAWLRERLREYGSDVLLVDTGIMPPPAHAPVADVSADVVARAGGHDLATLRAAGDRGAAVAAMAQGLSRVVVDLYRKGRLHAVLAAAGSGGSAIAAQAMRALPIGVPKVLVSTMAGGDVSPYVDSSDLTLMYSVVDISGLNSVSCQVLGNAAAAAAGMARRYERNHDEPAGRGRPVVAATMFGVTTPAVDVARARLAELGYEVLVFHATGAGGRAVEKLARDGMLDGVLDLTTTELADELVGGVLSAGPSRLTAAGAVGIPQVVAPGALDMVNFGPAATVPERFAGRQLLVHNATVTLMRTTVEEMAELGTSMGRKLRDARGPSEVFWPLRGISAVDVTDGPFADPEADRAGLDALRAAVRGGEVRVHELDAHVNDPSFAVAMADRLHRLITEHARVAAH, encoded by the coding sequence ATGGCGACCGTCGTGCTGGTCGGCACACTGGACACCAAGGGCGAGGAGTACGCCTGGCTGCGCGAGCGGCTCAGGGAGTACGGCAGCGACGTCCTCCTCGTCGACACCGGGATCATGCCGCCACCCGCCCACGCGCCGGTGGCGGACGTCTCCGCCGATGTCGTCGCGCGGGCCGGGGGCCACGACCTCGCCACGCTGCGGGCCGCCGGGGACCGCGGTGCGGCCGTCGCCGCGATGGCCCAGGGCCTCAGTCGGGTCGTCGTCGACCTCTACCGCAAGGGGCGGCTCCACGCCGTGCTCGCCGCCGCGGGCAGCGGCGGCTCGGCCATCGCCGCGCAGGCCATGCGGGCCCTGCCCATCGGCGTACCGAAGGTGCTCGTCAGCACCATGGCCGGGGGCGACGTCTCCCCGTACGTCGACAGCAGCGACCTCACCCTGATGTACAGCGTCGTCGACATCTCCGGCCTCAACTCCGTCTCCTGCCAGGTCCTCGGCAACGCCGCCGCCGCTGCCGCCGGCATGGCCCGCCGCTACGAGCGCAACCACGACGAGCCCGCGGGCCGGGGGAGGCCGGTCGTCGCGGCCACCATGTTCGGCGTGACGACCCCTGCCGTCGACGTGGCCCGTGCCCGGCTCGCCGAACTCGGCTACGAGGTCCTCGTCTTCCACGCCACCGGCGCGGGCGGCCGGGCCGTCGAGAAGCTCGCGAGGGACGGCATGCTCGACGGCGTTCTCGACCTCACCACCACCGAACTCGCGGACGAACTCGTCGGCGGCGTCCTCAGCGCGGGCCCGTCCCGGCTCACCGCGGCGGGCGCGGTCGGCATCCCGCAGGTCGTCGCCCCCGGCGCCCTCGACATGGTCAACTTCGGACCGGCCGCGACCGTGCCCGAGCGGTTCGCCGGGCGACAGCTGCTCGTCCACAACGCGACCGTGACCCTGATGCGCACCACCGTCGAGGAGATGGCCGAACTCGGCACCTCCATGGGCCGCAAGCTCCGCGACGCACGAGGTCCGTCCGAGGTCTTCTGGCCCCTGCGCGGCATCTCGGCCGTGGACGTGACCGACGGGCCGTTCGCGGACCCGGAGGCGGACCGGGCCGGCCTGGACGCCCTGCGCGCCGCGGTGCGGGGCGGCGAGGTCCGCGTCCACGAACTCGACGCCCACGTCAACGACCCCTCGTTCGCGGTCGCCATGGCCGACCGACTCCACCGGCTGATCACCGAGCACGCGCGCGTGGCTGCCCACTGA